The nucleotide sequence CCGGGATGGAAGCTCACCTCGGGCGGGTGGACGGCGGGGTTGAGATCCACCCGACCCGGCTGCACCCGGATATCCGCCTGTCCGGGCCGGTAGGTGATATGTACCGAGAACGGCCGGGGTACCAGAGCGGGGATCCAATCCGGAGGGCCGGTCACCTCCCGCAGCGCCCAGTCGGCGATGGGGTTGCCGCCGCGCTCGATATGGGCGAACCGGTCTCCCCACTGTGCAGCCTCGGCGATGCCGTCTGCGTTCACCTGCCGGGACCGGGCGGCCTCGCTCCGGGAGAGCTCCAAGGGCGACATCAATCCCACCTGGGCGAAGGCCTCACTCTGGTCGATCTCCAGCCGGCCGGCGGTTCGGCGGATCTCCACCCTGGCAAGCTCCTGGTGCATGTTGAGATCCGCCGGCGGCTGGGCGATCCTCCACTCCGGCGGTCGGGTCTGCAGGCCGATCTGCGCAAACTCTTGCCGAATCTGAATCTGCGGGACCAGCGGTCCTCCCTCCCTTCGGCCGCGGTGGGGAGCGGCGGCGCGATCCGCCGCAGCGACAGCGCAACGGGGTGACCGGTAGCTTGGTGCCGGGCCGCTGGGCGGCCGGGCGTCGGATGGCGGTAGGCCGGTGGGGAGCGGAGGCGTGGCACACCTGACGCCCAGGCGTCCGGACCTGGCTGCTCGACCGGCGGTTCATCCCCCGGCGACGACGCCTATTTCAAAAAATCCACCAAACTCGGCATCAGCACCCGGGCACCGACGGCCAGGGAAGCCATGTGGACATTCTCCGCCGACTTCAGGTCGATCGCCAGCTTCCCCATATCCGCATCCTCCGTCTTCGAGAGCAGCGACGTCAAATTCTGCACCATATCCCCCAGGCGATTTTGCGCCAGATCCACGCGATTCGACCGGGCCCCCACGTCCGCCCGCACCTCCAACATCTTGCTGTAGCGCGAGTCGATTTTGCCGAGCGCATCTTCGATCTTCGCCGTGTCGTTCCCGTTCAACCCGTCCCGGAGCTGCTTCAACACCGCGAACACATTGTCCGCCTCGGTCGGCGAGCCGAAAAACCGGCTGCCCGGCACATTGACGTCCAGGTGCACCCCGTCCCCGATGTCGTAGAGCACCTGGCCGCCGTTCGTCACCGAAGACTCGGGATTCGCGGTGTCGTAGGGCTTCGTCGTCGTCGCCTGGCCGTTAAAAATATATTTTCCATTATACTGGGAGTTCCCGATGGTCACCATCTGCTGCAGGAGCTGGTCCACCTCCGAGGCGAGGGCCTGGCGGGCGTCCGGGGGCACGGTGTCGGACGCCCCCTCCACCGCCAACTCCCGGGCCCGCTTGATCACATCCCCGGCTTGGTTCATGACCGTGTCCGTATAATCCAGCCAGCCCTTCGCCATATCGGCATTTTGCTGGTACTGGCCATAGTACGCGACCTGGGCTTTGTAGCGCATGGCGAACCCCACACCGACGGGATCGTCCGCCGGGCGGTTGATCCGCTTGCCCGAGGCCGCCTGGTCCTGGAGGCTGCTCAGGCGGCGATAGCTGTTCTGCAGGTCGAGCAAAAACTGTTGGGTGAGCATGCCCTGGGTCACCCGCATGGTGCGCACCTCCTTGTATGCGGTGGTGGGGGACGGCGATGGGTCAAGGCGGCAGCCGGCGAACCGGGCCGGGCGGCCCTCCGGGGCCCGCGACCGGCGCTTCCCGACTTCTCCGGCGCACCCCGGCGGCTACAGTCCCACCACGCCGGTGCCGTTGATCAGCTTGTCCAGCATCTGGTCAATGGCGGTCACCATCCGGGCCGAGGCGCCGTACGCCTGCTGAAACCGAATCATGTTCGCCATCTCCTCGTCAATGGACACCCCCGCCACCGACTGGCGCTTGCCGTCGAGCTGCTGCACCAGGACCTCCTGGTTGGCCACTTGGCGCTCGGCCTCCTGGCTTTGCACCCCGAGGCCGCCGATCACCGCCTGAAAATAGTCGTCCAATGTCCCGTTGGTCAGGGGTGTCGGCACCCCGAGCCCGGTGTAGTCGATCTTCGTATCCTTGATGTTGTTGATGGCGATGGCCAGGGTCCCGTCCCCGGCCAGGCCCGTCAGAGGGTCGGTGCCCTTCTGGGGGGCGGTGGTCAGGGCCGAGGCGATGTTCCCCACGTCACTCACGATGTCCGGCGACACGGCGATGGTCGCCGCGGTGATCGGGCCGCCGTTCGGATCTGTCGACACGAAAAAATCCCCACCGGGCCCGTTTAGGGAGTACCCCAGCCGGTGCAGGCCGTTCAGGCCGTTCACCGTCACCGCGGCCCCTTTGGGGATGGTGGCCACCTGGGTGCCGTCCGCCAGGGTGGTGATCAGATCCGCCGGCACTTGGTCCCCCTGCTTAAACTGACGCCCGTCCGCCAGGGTGACATCCACCGGGAACGTCGGCGCCCCGCCGCCCGAGCCGACCAGGGTCCAGTCCCCGGGCAGTTTGATCGTCATTTTGCCGTTGGCCAAACCGTTGGCAAAGGCATCCAATTGAGCGCGATAAGAGGCCACATCCTGCCGTGCCTCAAGCAGACCCTTGAGTTCGCCGCCCCCAACCGTGAGATTGGCCGGGTCCAGAGAAGTGACCGTGCTATTTTGCAAGACCGTCTGCCCGCCGATGGTGAGCGTATAGGTACCGCCCGACTCGGTGGCCTGGACATCCGCCAACTGCGACAACTGATCCACCAAATAGTCCCGCCGGTCCAGCAGGTCGTTGGGCTGGTCGCCCACCTGGCGGATCTCGGCGATTTGGTTGTTCAGGGTGGCGATTTGGTTGAGGTAAGAATTGACCTGGGTGACCTTGGCCTGAAGGCTCCGCTGGAGGTCGGCGTCCAGATCGGACAACTGCTTGGCCGTCTGGTTCAGGGTCTGGGCCACGGCGATCCCCGTCTGCTTCACCTGCATCCGGGCGGCCAGGTCGTCCGAATTGGGGCCCAGCTTGCCCCAGGCATTCCAAAAATTCGCCATCACCGTGGCCAGGCCCGAATCCGAGGGCTCATTGAGAATCGCGGAAATTTTGTCCAGGGCGTCCTGACGCACATTCCACTCGCCGAGATACTGATTCTGGTGGCGGTACTGGTCGTCCAAAAATTGATCCCGCAGCCGGGTGATCTGCTCCACCTGAACCCCGGTGCCGATCTGGCCCGGGGTCGCCGTTTTGTACAGAGACGGCATCTCAATGGGCGTGGATGCGGACAGGTCCACCCGCTGCCGGGTATAACCCGGGGTATTGGCGTTGTCGATGTTGTGACTCGCCGTGTTGATGGCCGCCTGCTGGCCCCGCAGTCCCCGCACGGCCGTTTCCAATCCGAAAAATGTCCACAGCACGATGCATTCCCCCTCACGCCCGGGTGTCGAACAGTCGCGCCCCGGCCGCAGGCATCCCGCTCCGCGGCGGCACCGGCGCTCCGGCGGCACCCCTCGCAGGACCGGTGCCGGAGGGAACGGCAGGAGCGCCCGCCGACTGGGGACCGTAGGCCGTGCCTGCAAGGCCGCCCTCGGGTTGGGGGCCGTGGAAGGACGCGCCGGCGGGGCCGCCCGCCGCATCGGGGCCGTAGGGCCGCGCACCATCCGGCGGGCCGTACACTCCGGTATCCTGCGCCGCGGTGATCACGTCGATCATCTGGCGCACGTAGGTCAGGGACTGCTCGGTCAGGGCCCGGTTCTGGTCGTTCACCCGCTCCAGTTCCGTCAGAACCCTGTCGAATTCCCCGGCGATCTCCTCCATCCGCCGGCGGGTGGCCGGTCCCACCCGCTCGGCCACCGTTGACAGCCGAAGCTCGTCGGGCCGGATTCCCCACTCCTCGGCCAGCGCTTCCCCGATCGCCAGTCGGCGGCGCTCATGGGCGGCAATCCGCTTCATCCGCTCATCCATGCCCCGCACAATCCGATCGAGAGCCTCCATATCCCCGGCGACTAGCGCCTCTCGCTGACGCTGGCCATCCTCCACAAGGCCCTGGTACTCCTTGAGCAGATCCTCCACCGTCTGCACGAGATGTTGTACCTTCTCATTCATCGCGCCCCGCCCCCTTCCCGATCCGCAGCCCCGGGTCCAGCGCCGGGCCCGGCCTTCGGCGGGCTATCCCCGGCAGGCATTGTGGGGTCAGCGGGCACTCCCCCTGCGGACCGGCCAGCCTGGGGGACATCCCCGGAGCCGAGGAGTAGACCGGCCGCCAGACCGGGCGTCTGCCCAGAAAGGTGGGAGAACCCTGGGCCCTCTCCCCTATCCCGGTTCACCCGGCGGGCGG is from Kyrpidia tusciae DSM 2912 and encodes:
- the flgK gene encoding flagellar hook-associated protein FlgK — protein: MLWTFFGLETAVRGLRGQQAAINTASHNIDNANTPGYTRQRVDLSASTPIEMPSLYKTATPGQIGTGVQVEQITRLRDQFLDDQYRHQNQYLGEWNVRQDALDKISAILNEPSDSGLATVMANFWNAWGKLGPNSDDLAARMQVKQTGIAVAQTLNQTAKQLSDLDADLQRSLQAKVTQVNSYLNQIATLNNQIAEIRQVGDQPNDLLDRRDYLVDQLSQLADVQATESGGTYTLTIGGQTVLQNSTVTSLDPANLTVGGGELKGLLEARQDVASYRAQLDAFANGLANGKMTIKLPGDWTLVGSGGGAPTFPVDVTLADGRQFKQGDQVPADLITTLADGTQVATIPKGAAVTVNGLNGLHRLGYSLNGPGGDFFVSTDPNGGPITAATIAVSPDIVSDVGNIASALTTAPQKGTDPLTGLAGDGTLAIAINNIKDTKIDYTGLGVPTPLTNGTLDDYFQAVIGGLGVQSQEAERQVANQEVLVQQLDGKRQSVAGVSIDEEMANMIRFQQAYGASARMVTAIDQMLDKLINGTGVVGL
- the flgN gene encoding flagellar protein FlgN, which codes for MNEKVQHLVQTVEDLLKEYQGLVEDGQRQREALVAGDMEALDRIVRGMDERMKRIAAHERRRLAIGEALAEEWGIRPDELRLSTVAERVGPATRRRMEEIAGEFDRVLTELERVNDQNRALTEQSLTYVRQMIDVITAAQDTGVYGPPDGARPYGPDAAGGPAGASFHGPQPEGGLAGTAYGPQSAGAPAVPSGTGPARGAAGAPVPPRSGMPAAGARLFDTRA
- a CDS encoding DUF6470 family protein, with translation MGLQTRPPEWRIAQPPADLNMHQELARVEIRRTAGRLEIDQSEAFAQVGLMSPLELSRSEAARSRQVNADGIAEAAQWGDRFAHIERGGNPIADWALREVTGPPDWIPALVPRPFSVHITYRPGQADIRVQPGRVDLNPAVHPPEVSFHPGTVDAYVRRPGAVTIIPPPLPGLLVDERG
- the flgL gene encoding flagellar hook-associated protein FlgL produces the protein MRVTQGMLTQQFLLDLQNSYRRLSSLQDQAASGKRINRPADDPVGVGFAMRYKAQVAYYGQYQQNADMAKGWLDYTDTVMNQAGDVIKRARELAVEGASDTVPPDARQALASEVDQLLQQMVTIGNSQYNGKYIFNGQATTTKPYDTANPESSVTNGGQVLYDIGDGVHLDVNVPGSRFFGSPTEADNVFAVLKQLRDGLNGNDTAKIEDALGKIDSRYSKMLEVRADVGARSNRVDLAQNRLGDMVQNLTSLLSKTEDADMGKLAIDLKSAENVHMASLAVGARVLMPSLVDFLK